One part of the Rhodococcus oxybenzonivorans genome encodes these proteins:
- the mtrB gene encoding MtrAB system histidine kinase MtrB codes for MTGVSRWRRRVNRRVSPILRWGHSLSNTLAHTWRRSLQLRVVVSTLTLSLIVIVVLGVVLTSQITDRLLETKINAATEEMDRARSTVEGQLAGAEDTSSPTTQLDGARAALTNREPDAGQDSGSAGTFDPVLIVPGDGSRAPTSSGPADQIPESLRAFVQAGQVSYQFATVNDPEGYSGPALIVGSPTASAISTLELYLIFPLASEDRSLSLVRGTLLVGGAVLAVLLAAIALLVARQVVLPIRSASRIAVRFADGRLKERMPVRGEDDMARLAMSFNEMAESLSKQITQLEEFGNLQKRFTSDISHELRTPLTTVRMAADLIHDGSDDLDPVLRRSSELLVAELDRFEGLLVDLLEISRHDAGVAELAAEQLDLRMCARAAVSTVRHLARESGTELIVDLPDQAVMAEVDPRRVERILRNLLANAIDHGEGKPVLLRLRADDSAAAFIVRDQGVGLRPGEEKLVFNRFWRSDPSRVRRSGGTGLGLAISVEDANLHDGRLEAWGEPGQGACFRLTLPRVRGLKVVSSPLPLKPGTGKYVQGQPFPGDTSMPLRNDSPETAVDESRTVPQKRELPEHSGPPELRERESAHVGDREGSHTTERDG; via the coding sequence GTGACAGGTGTTTCCCGATGGCGGCGTCGTGTCAACCGACGCGTATCGCCGATCCTTCGGTGGGGTCACTCACTGAGTAATACCCTCGCGCACACGTGGCGTCGCTCGCTGCAGTTGAGGGTGGTCGTGTCGACGCTGACGTTGTCGCTCATCGTCATCGTCGTCCTCGGAGTCGTGCTCACCAGCCAGATCACCGATCGGCTGCTCGAGACGAAGATCAACGCCGCGACCGAGGAGATGGACCGCGCTCGGAGCACGGTGGAAGGACAGCTGGCCGGGGCGGAAGACACCAGTTCGCCCACCACACAGCTCGACGGTGCCCGCGCTGCACTCACCAACAGGGAGCCGGACGCCGGTCAGGATTCCGGATCGGCAGGCACCTTCGACCCGGTGCTGATCGTGCCCGGTGACGGGTCGCGCGCGCCGACTTCGAGTGGTCCTGCGGATCAGATACCGGAGTCGCTGCGGGCGTTCGTGCAGGCCGGTCAGGTGAGCTACCAGTTCGCCACCGTGAACGACCCCGAGGGATACTCCGGCCCCGCGCTGATCGTCGGAAGCCCGACGGCCTCGGCCATCTCGACACTCGAGCTGTATCTCATCTTCCCGTTGGCGAGCGAGGACCGCAGCCTGTCGCTGGTACGCGGGACTCTGCTCGTCGGTGGCGCGGTGCTTGCCGTGCTCCTGGCTGCCATCGCGCTCCTCGTGGCCCGGCAGGTGGTCCTCCCGATTCGGTCCGCCTCCCGGATCGCGGTGCGGTTCGCAGACGGCCGTCTGAAGGAGCGCATGCCCGTGCGCGGTGAGGACGACATGGCCCGGCTGGCGATGTCGTTCAACGAGATGGCAGAAAGTCTGTCCAAGCAGATCACCCAGCTGGAGGAGTTCGGCAACCTGCAGAAGCGTTTCACCTCGGACATCAGCCACGAGCTGCGTACGCCGCTCACCACAGTGCGGATGGCGGCCGATCTCATCCACGACGGCAGCGACGACCTCGACCCCGTGCTCCGGCGCTCCTCCGAGCTACTTGTCGCCGAACTGGACCGGTTCGAGGGTCTGTTGGTCGATCTGCTCGAGATCAGCCGCCACGACGCCGGTGTCGCCGAGCTGGCGGCCGAACAACTAGACCTGCGGATGTGCGCGCGAGCCGCCGTGTCCACCGTGCGGCACCTTGCGCGCGAGAGCGGGACGGAACTGATCGTCGACCTGCCGGACCAGGCTGTCATGGCGGAGGTGGATCCGCGCCGCGTCGAACGGATACTGCGCAACCTCCTCGCCAATGCCATCGACCACGGGGAGGGCAAACCGGTGCTCCTGCGTCTGCGTGCCGACGACAGTGCCGCAGCGTTCATCGTGCGTGACCAAGGTGTCGGGTTGCGGCCGGGCGAGGAGAAACTTGTGTTCAATCGGTTCTGGCGGTCGGACCCCTCGCGAGTGCGCCGCTCGGGCGGCACCGGACTCGGACTGGCCATCAGCGTCGAGGACGCGAACCTGCACGACGGCCGGCTCGAGGCGTGGGGTGAGCCCGGTCAGGGTGCTTGCTTCCGGTTGACGTTGCCGAGGGTGCGGGGCTTGAAGGTGGTCTCGAGTCCGCTGCCGCTCAAACCCGGCACCGGCAAATACGTTCAGGGACAGCCTTTCCCGGGGGACACGTCGATGCCCCTGCGTAACGACAGCCCCGAAACCGCCGTCGACGAATCCCGGACCGTGCCGCAGAAACGCGAGTTGCCTGAACACTCCGGGCCCCCCGAGCTACGCGAGCGCGAGAGCGCCCACGTCGGCGACCGGGAAGGGTCGCATACAACGGAGCGGGACGGATGA
- the mtrA gene encoding MtrAB system response regulator MtrA, with translation MKPRILVVDDDTALAEMLTIVLRGEGFDPYVVGDGTQALTAVRETRPDLVLLDLMLPGMNGIDVCRVLRADSGVPIVMLTAKTDTVDVVLGLESGADDYIMKPFKPKELVARVRARLRRTEDEPAELLSIADIVIDVPAHKVSRGEELISLTPLEFDLLVALARKPRQVFTREVLLEQVWGYRHAADTRLVNVHVQRLRAKVETDPENPEVVLTVRGVGYKAGPP, from the coding sequence ATGAAGCCAAGGATTCTGGTTGTCGACGACGACACTGCGCTCGCGGAGATGCTCACGATCGTTCTCCGCGGCGAAGGTTTCGACCCGTACGTGGTGGGGGACGGGACCCAGGCGCTCACCGCAGTCCGGGAGACTCGCCCGGACCTGGTGTTACTCGACCTGATGCTGCCCGGGATGAACGGGATCGACGTGTGCCGGGTGCTCCGCGCCGACTCCGGTGTGCCGATCGTGATGCTGACGGCGAAGACGGACACCGTCGACGTGGTTCTGGGATTGGAATCCGGCGCGGACGACTACATCATGAAACCGTTCAAGCCGAAGGAGCTGGTGGCGAGAGTTCGCGCGCGGCTTCGCCGGACCGAGGACGAACCCGCCGAACTGCTCAGCATCGCCGACATCGTCATCGATGTTCCCGCTCACAAGGTGAGCCGGGGCGAAGAACTGATCTCCCTCACACCCCTCGAATTCGACCTCCTGGTTGCGCTGGCCCGCAAGCCGCGGCAAGTGTTCACCCGTGAGGTTCTGCTCGAGCAGGTGTGGGGTTACCGTCATGCAGCCGATACCCGACTGGTCAACGTGCACGTTCAGCGTCTGCGCGCGAAAGTCGAGACTGATCCCGAGAATCCCGAAGTGGTTTTGACGGTCAGGGGGGTCGGCTACAAGGCCGGACCGCCGTGA
- a CDS encoding dTMP kinase yields the protein MGTTSVGTLVALEGLDGAGKRTLVTAVRKRLDEAGLRVGTLDFPRYGRSVHADLASEALKGAHGDLSGSVHAMAVMFALDRSGAIAEMSELLAGCDIVLLDRYVASNAAYGAARLHQGADGEFVDWVRELEYGRLGLPRPDLQLYLDVPVALAEQRARGRESEDASRALDAYERDRGLQERTGEVYRQLAAADWMSPWWVLSPDIDPLTLAENLALLNDGTGRRGEKEHGTP from the coding sequence GTGGGAACCACTTCTGTCGGAACGCTCGTAGCGCTCGAAGGCCTCGACGGCGCAGGCAAGCGGACACTGGTCACGGCCGTCCGGAAGCGACTTGACGAGGCGGGGCTCCGGGTCGGCACCCTCGACTTCCCTCGATACGGTCGCTCCGTCCATGCCGATCTGGCATCGGAGGCGCTGAAGGGGGCACACGGTGATCTCAGCGGATCGGTGCACGCGATGGCGGTGATGTTCGCCCTCGACCGGTCCGGCGCGATCGCGGAGATGTCCGAACTGCTCGCCGGCTGCGACATCGTCCTCCTCGATCGCTACGTGGCGTCCAACGCCGCCTACGGGGCCGCTCGGTTGCATCAGGGCGCCGACGGCGAATTCGTAGACTGGGTACGGGAGCTCGAATACGGTCGCCTGGGGCTGCCCCGGCCCGACCTCCAGCTGTACCTCGATGTGCCCGTCGCTTTGGCCGAACAACGTGCGCGCGGACGTGAGTCGGAAGACGCGAGCCGGGCGCTCGACGCCTACGAGCGCGACCGCGGGCTGCAGGAACGCACCGGTGAGGTGTACCGACAACTGGCCGCGGCCGACTGGATGTCGCCGTGGTGGGTGCTGTCCCCGGACATCGATCCGCTCACGCTCGCCGAAAACCTGGCACTCTTGAATGACGGCACGGGACGCCGTGGCGAGAAAGAACACGGCACGCCGTAA
- the ahcY gene encoding adenosylhomocysteinase, which produces MTTSVSTTPVAESRNGIDFKVADLSLAEFGRKEIRLAEHEMPGLMALRREYAEVLPLKGARISGSLHMTIQTAVLIETLTALGAEVRWASCNIFSTQDHAAAAIVVGPHGTPEEPKGTPVFAWKGETLEEYWWAAEQMLTWPDTDKPANMILDDGGDATMLVLKGAQFEKAGVVPPTDDDQDSDEYKVFLNLLRRSLEADKGKWSKIAESVQGVTEETTTGVLRLYQVAAAGELTFPAINVNDSVTKSKFDNKYGTRHSLLDGINRGTDVLIGGKAALVCGYGDVGKGCAEALRGQGARVAVTEVDPINALQALMDGFEVKTVEQAIGWADIVITSTGNKDIITFEHMKQMKHQAILGNIGHFDNEIDMAGLERSGEVTRINIKPQVDEFRFGDGHSIIVLSEGRLLNLGNATGHPSFVMSNSFSNQVIAQIELWTKPDEYDNEVYRLPKHLDEKVAKIHVEALGGTLTKLTKEQAEYIGVDVEGPYKPEHYRY; this is translated from the coding sequence ATGACGACCTCAGTTTCAACCACGCCCGTGGCCGAGAGCCGTAACGGGATCGATTTCAAGGTGGCGGACCTTTCGCTCGCGGAGTTCGGCCGCAAGGAGATCCGGCTCGCCGAGCACGAGATGCCGGGACTGATGGCGCTTCGCCGCGAGTACGCGGAGGTGCTCCCACTGAAGGGCGCACGGATCTCCGGATCGCTGCACATGACGATTCAGACCGCAGTACTCATCGAGACGCTCACCGCGCTGGGCGCCGAGGTCCGCTGGGCATCGTGCAACATCTTCTCCACCCAGGATCACGCCGCTGCCGCCATCGTGGTCGGTCCACACGGGACGCCGGAGGAGCCGAAGGGAACCCCGGTCTTCGCGTGGAAGGGCGAAACACTCGAGGAGTACTGGTGGGCCGCCGAGCAGATGCTCACCTGGCCGGACACCGACAAGCCGGCGAACATGATCCTCGACGACGGCGGCGACGCCACGATGCTCGTCCTCAAGGGTGCGCAGTTCGAGAAGGCCGGCGTCGTACCCCCCACCGACGACGACCAGGATTCCGACGAGTACAAAGTCTTCCTCAACCTGCTGCGCCGCTCCCTCGAGGCCGACAAGGGCAAGTGGTCGAAGATCGCTGAATCCGTGCAGGGTGTCACCGAGGAGACCACTACCGGAGTTCTGCGCCTGTACCAGGTCGCGGCTGCCGGTGAGCTCACCTTCCCGGCGATCAACGTCAACGACTCGGTCACCAAGAGCAAGTTCGACAACAAGTACGGCACCCGCCACTCGCTGCTCGACGGCATCAACCGCGGTACCGACGTCCTGATCGGTGGCAAGGCCGCGCTGGTCTGTGGCTACGGCGATGTCGGCAAGGGCTGCGCCGAGGCGCTCCGCGGACAGGGTGCGCGCGTCGCAGTGACCGAGGTCGACCCGATCAACGCGCTCCAGGCGCTCATGGACGGCTTCGAGGTGAAGACGGTCGAGCAGGCCATCGGCTGGGCGGACATCGTGATCACGTCCACCGGCAACAAGGACATCATCACCTTCGAGCACATGAAGCAGATGAAGCACCAGGCCATCCTGGGCAACATCGGTCACTTCGACAACGAGATCGACATGGCCGGTCTCGAGCGGTCCGGCGAGGTGACCCGTATCAACATCAAGCCCCAGGTGGACGAGTTCCGCTTCGGGGACGGTCACTCCATCATCGTGCTGTCCGAGGGACGACTCCTGAACCTCGGCAACGCCACCGGCCACCCGTCGTTCGTGATGAGCAACAGCTTCTCCAACCAGGTCATCGCTCAGATCGAGCTGTGGACCAAGCCGGACGAGTACGACAACGAGGTGTACCGGCTGCCCAAGCACCTCGACGAGAAGGTCGCAAAGATCCACGTCGAGGCACTCGGCGGCACGCTCACCAAGCTCACCAAGGAGCAGGCGGAGTACATCGGCGTCGATGTCGAGGGACCGTACAAGCCCGAGCACTACCGCTACTAG
- a CDS encoding TetR/AcrR family transcriptional regulator, with the protein MTSSRVRVTYQEATRLLLRQSVLDAMRDLLFEKDWSDITMSDVAAGAGVSRQTLYNEFKSRQGLAEAYALRLADELVDAVDEALVAHVGQGRAALLSGFTAFFAASLSDPLVQSLLRGETKPDLLRLITTESAPIIERASTRLAEVFHRSWVRASVVDAGILSRAIVRLAMSYISMPPESEANVAEDLGALLGPFVDRAVDGADRLEG; encoded by the coding sequence ATGACTTCGTCGCGTGTCAGAGTGACCTACCAGGAGGCCACGCGGCTGCTGCTGCGTCAGTCGGTGCTCGACGCCATGCGCGATCTGTTGTTCGAGAAGGACTGGTCCGACATCACGATGTCGGACGTCGCGGCCGGTGCCGGGGTAAGCAGGCAGACCCTGTACAACGAGTTCAAGTCCCGTCAGGGGCTTGCGGAGGCATACGCCCTTCGGTTGGCGGACGAATTGGTCGATGCGGTCGACGAGGCGCTGGTCGCCCACGTCGGACAGGGGCGAGCCGCACTGCTGTCGGGCTTCACCGCGTTCTTCGCCGCGAGTCTCTCCGATCCGCTGGTGCAGTCGCTGCTACGCGGTGAGACCAAACCGGACCTCCTGCGGTTGATCACGACCGAGAGTGCACCCATCATCGAGCGTGCATCGACGCGATTGGCAGAAGTTTTTCACCGTAGCTGGGTACGAGCGAGTGTGGTGGACGCGGGAATTCTGAGTCGCGCCATCGTGCGGCTGGCTATGAGTTACATCTCGATGCCCCCCGAGTCGGAGGCCAACGTTGCCGAGGATCTCGGTGCTCTTCTCGGACCTTTCGTGGACAGGGCAGTCGACGGGGCCGATCGGTTGGAAGGCTGA
- a CDS encoding rubredoxin has translation MTEYKLYQCVQCGFEYDEALGWPEDGIEPGTRWDDIPEDWSCPDCGAAKADFFMVEIERS, from the coding sequence ATGACCGAGTACAAGCTCTACCAGTGTGTGCAGTGCGGGTTCGAATACGACGAGGCGCTGGGTTGGCCGGAAGACGGCATCGAACCCGGAACTCGTTGGGACGACATACCGGAAGACTGGAGTTGCCCGGATTGCGGCGCCGCGAAAGCGGACTTCTTCATGGTCGAGATCGAGCGGAGCTGA
- a CDS encoding rubredoxin produces MSAYRCPVCEYVYDEATGAPREGFPAGTQWDSIPEDWCCPDCGVREKLDFEKTATTAGGTT; encoded by the coding sequence ATGAGCGCGTACCGGTGCCCGGTCTGTGAGTACGTCTACGACGAGGCGACCGGCGCACCCCGGGAAGGATTCCCCGCTGGCACGCAGTGGGATTCGATTCCCGAGGACTGGTGCTGCCCCGACTGCGGGGTGCGGGAGAAGCTCGACTTCGAGAAGACGGCGACCACAGCAGGAGGCACGACATGA
- a CDS encoding alkane 1-monooxygenase, with amino-acid sequence MATRPQAEPAIPTEQWRDKKRYLWLLGLIPPTAVFLAIGLVWASGRIGLDAVAPVWWWIGPLLVYVLLPILDVFFGPDGENPPDEVMDRLENDKYYRYCTYAYIPFQILSLVTACYLWSASDLGWLGIEGGLGVLSKIGLAISIGCVAGIGINTAHELGHKKDELERWLSKVTLAQSFYGHFYIEHNRGHHVRVATPEDPASSRMGETLWAFLPRSVWGSLTSSWRLEKARLDRLGKGPWTIHNDVLNAWAMSVVLFGALLATFGLGIAPYLVIQAVFGFCLLETVNYLEHYGLRRQKTASGRYERCTPEHSWNSDHICTNIFLYHLQRHSDHHANPTRRYQTLRSMDGAPNLPSGYASMITLAYFPPLWRKVMDPRVLAHYDGDVTRVNIHPAKRAEVLAKYGARA; translated from the coding sequence ATGGCAACACGTCCACAGGCGGAACCGGCGATACCGACCGAACAGTGGCGGGACAAAAAGCGCTATTTATGGCTACTGGGGCTGATACCGCCCACTGCGGTGTTTCTCGCGATCGGCCTCGTGTGGGCCTCGGGACGAATCGGTCTCGACGCGGTGGCGCCCGTGTGGTGGTGGATCGGCCCACTGCTCGTCTACGTCCTGCTGCCGATTCTGGACGTGTTCTTCGGCCCGGACGGCGAGAACCCGCCCGACGAGGTGATGGACCGGCTCGAGAACGACAAGTACTACCGGTACTGCACCTACGCCTACATTCCCTTCCAGATTCTCAGTCTCGTGACAGCCTGCTACCTATGGTCCGCATCCGATCTCGGGTGGCTGGGTATCGAGGGTGGCCTCGGGGTGCTCTCGAAGATCGGCCTCGCGATCAGCATCGGCTGTGTGGCAGGAATCGGGATCAATACCGCACACGAGCTGGGCCACAAGAAGGACGAGCTCGAACGGTGGCTGTCGAAGGTGACCTTGGCGCAATCGTTCTACGGCCATTTCTACATCGAGCACAACCGCGGTCACCACGTCCGGGTAGCCACGCCCGAGGATCCCGCGAGTTCCCGCATGGGCGAGACGTTGTGGGCATTCCTGCCGCGCAGCGTGTGGGGGAGCCTGACGTCGTCCTGGCGACTCGAGAAGGCCCGGCTGGATCGCCTGGGCAAGGGACCGTGGACGATTCACAACGACGTCCTCAACGCCTGGGCGATGTCGGTGGTGCTGTTCGGTGCTCTGCTGGCAACGTTCGGCCTCGGCATCGCACCGTATCTGGTGATCCAGGCCGTCTTCGGCTTCTGCCTGCTCGAGACGGTCAACTATCTCGAGCACTATGGGCTGCGCAGGCAGAAGACAGCTAGTGGTCGCTACGAACGTTGCACTCCCGAGCACAGTTGGAACAGCGACCACATCTGCACCAACATCTTCCTGTACCACCTGCAGCGACACAGCGATCACCACGCCAACCCGACCCGGCGATACCAGACGCTGCGGAGCATGGACGGCGCCCCCAATCTGCCCAGCGGTTACGCGAGCATGATTACGCTCGCCTACTTCCCGCCGCTGTGGCGCAAGGTGATGGATCCCCGGGTCCTCGCTCACTACGACGGGGATGTCACCCGCGTCAACATCCACCCCGCGAAGCGCGCCGAGGTTCTCGCGAAGTACGGAGCCCGGGCATGA
- a CDS encoding amino acid permease, producing the protein MAIQDKGSGPEVSGRANGLFRTKSIEQSIRDTDEPETKLRKDLTAWDLTVFGVAVVIGAGIFTLTARTAGNVAGPAVSAAFVIAAIACGLAALCYAEFASTVPVAGSAYTFSYATFGEFVAWIIGWDLILEFALAASVVAKGWSLYLGEVIGNHTPIAQFGSWKFDWGAVLIVAVITVLLVTGTKLSSRVSLVITTIKVAVVLVVVVVGAFYIESDNYSPYIPPSEPAETGEGIHQSLFSYVTGAGGSTFGWYGLLAAASLVFFAFIGFDIVATTAEETKDPQKALPRGILGSLAIVTVLYVAVTLVLTGMVDYKELAGDTSNLATAFDIHGITWAKNLISFGALAGLTTVVMVLMLGQTRVLFAMSRDGLMPRRLAPTGKHGTPVRITVLVGVVVAVLAGFFPIGTLEEMVNIGTLFAFVLVSVGVIVLRRTRPDLPRGFRVPLVPLVPILAVLACLWLMFNLSVETWIRFVVWMLLGVIIYFAYGRRHSMMGRRSRGEVI; encoded by the coding sequence GTGGCCATCCAGGACAAAGGCAGTGGACCGGAGGTGAGCGGTCGCGCCAATGGACTGTTCCGGACCAAGTCGATCGAGCAGTCGATCCGCGACACGGACGAGCCCGAGACCAAGCTTCGGAAAGATCTCACGGCGTGGGACCTCACGGTGTTCGGTGTCGCCGTCGTCATCGGTGCCGGCATCTTCACCCTCACCGCCCGGACCGCCGGGAACGTCGCGGGACCTGCCGTGTCGGCGGCGTTCGTGATCGCCGCAATCGCGTGTGGTCTCGCAGCACTGTGCTATGCCGAGTTCGCGTCGACCGTTCCGGTGGCAGGAAGTGCATACACCTTCTCGTACGCGACGTTCGGTGAGTTCGTCGCCTGGATCATCGGCTGGGACCTCATCCTGGAGTTCGCCCTCGCCGCCTCGGTCGTCGCCAAGGGGTGGTCCCTCTATCTCGGCGAGGTGATCGGCAATCACACGCCGATCGCCCAGTTCGGCTCGTGGAAATTCGACTGGGGCGCGGTGCTGATCGTCGCGGTCATCACCGTTCTGCTCGTCACCGGTACCAAGCTGTCGTCACGCGTGTCGCTCGTCATCACGACGATCAAGGTGGCGGTCGTGCTCGTGGTGGTAGTCGTGGGCGCGTTCTATATCGAGAGTGACAACTATTCGCCGTACATCCCGCCGTCCGAGCCCGCCGAGACCGGTGAGGGTATCCACCAGTCGCTGTTCTCCTATGTGACGGGCGCCGGTGGCAGCACGTTCGGTTGGTACGGGCTCCTCGCCGCGGCCAGTCTCGTGTTCTTCGCATTCATCGGTTTCGACATCGTTGCCACCACCGCCGAGGAGACCAAGGATCCGCAGAAGGCTCTGCCCCGCGGCATCCTGGGCTCACTCGCGATCGTCACCGTTCTCTACGTCGCGGTCACCCTGGTTCTCACCGGGATGGTCGACTACAAGGAGTTGGCCGGCGACACGTCCAATCTAGCCACAGCCTTCGACATTCACGGCATCACGTGGGCGAAGAATCTCATCTCCTTCGGTGCACTGGCCGGTCTGACGACGGTAGTCATGGTGCTTATGCTGGGCCAGACCCGGGTGTTGTTCGCCATGTCGCGTGACGGCCTGATGCCGAGGCGTCTCGCGCCCACCGGCAAGCACGGCACGCCGGTCCGCATTACCGTGCTCGTCGGTGTCGTGGTAGCTGTTCTCGCCGGCTTCTTCCCGATCGGCACCCTCGAAGAGATGGTGAACATCGGAACGTTGTTCGCTTTCGTCCTGGTCTCGGTCGGCGTCATCGTGCTACGCCGGACCCGGCCCGACCTACCCCGTGGGTTCCGCGTCCCGCTGGTGCCGCTGGTGCCGATTCTCGCGGTACTGGCCTGCCTGTGGTTGATGTTCAACCTCTCCGTCGAAACATGGATCCGGTTCGTCGTGTGGATGCTGCTCGGCGTGATCATCTACTTCGCGTACGGCCGCAGACATTCCATGATGGGCAGGCGCAGTCGCGGCGAGGTGATCTGA
- the manA gene encoding mannose-6-phosphate isomerase, class I — MHRLEGALRSYAWGSRTAIAELRGLPVPTAHPEAELWLGAHPADPARVVTDEGERSLLDLVRTEPERQLGRRSVDTFGERLPFLLKLLAAEEPLSLQAHPSAEQAREGFARENELGIPLGSSIRNYKDDSHKPELVVALSRFDALAGFRDPKRTVELLDAIAVPELQPYAGLIAGQPDSDGLRALFTTWITLPQPVLSALMPRVLEGCVEYLSGAKDGDFVAEVRTALELSEVYPGDAGVLAALLLNRVTLEPGQALYLDAGNLHAYLHGMAVEIMANSDNVLRGGLTPKHVDVPELLRVLDFDSVDIPVLEAEELPGSAERMYVSPAPEFCLTRIDLASNGAVEHRFRTEGPQILLCTAGSVQVACGSERLDVEQGSAVWIAAEDPDVSVTATSDRVQLFNARVGAPIA, encoded by the coding sequence GTGCACCGACTCGAAGGTGCGCTCCGATCCTATGCATGGGGATCGCGCACCGCTATCGCTGAGCTGCGCGGACTGCCCGTTCCGACGGCACATCCGGAGGCGGAACTGTGGCTCGGTGCTCATCCGGCGGATCCCGCACGCGTCGTCACCGACGAAGGGGAGCGGTCGCTCCTGGACCTGGTGCGCACCGAGCCGGAGCGCCAACTCGGTCGCCGCAGCGTCGACACCTTCGGCGAACGCCTTCCGTTCCTCCTCAAACTGCTTGCCGCCGAGGAACCGCTGTCGCTGCAGGCGCACCCGAGTGCGGAACAGGCCCGCGAAGGTTTCGCGCGCGAGAACGAGCTGGGCATCCCGCTCGGATCCTCGATCCGCAACTACAAGGACGACAGCCACAAACCGGAGCTCGTGGTCGCGCTGAGCCGGTTCGATGCTCTGGCCGGTTTCCGGGATCCGAAGCGGACGGTGGAGCTGCTCGACGCGATCGCGGTGCCCGAACTCCAGCCCTACGCCGGGCTCATTGCGGGGCAACCCGACTCGGACGGGTTGCGTGCCCTGTTCACCACCTGGATCACTCTGCCCCAGCCCGTCCTCAGTGCGCTGATGCCGCGTGTGCTCGAAGGGTGCGTCGAGTATCTGTCAGGAGCCAAGGACGGTGACTTCGTTGCCGAGGTCCGAACCGCACTCGAGTTGAGTGAGGTGTATCCCGGTGATGCGGGCGTCCTCGCCGCTCTCCTGCTGAACAGGGTCACCCTCGAGCCTGGGCAGGCGCTCTATCTCGACGCGGGGAATCTCCACGCGTACCTGCACGGGATGGCTGTGGAGATCATGGCGAACTCCGACAACGTTCTCCGCGGTGGACTCACTCCCAAGCACGTCGACGTTCCCGAACTCCTCCGCGTGCTCGACTTCGATTCCGTCGACATCCCTGTCCTCGAGGCCGAGGAGTTGCCCGGCAGCGCCGAGCGCATGTACGTCTCGCCCGCTCCCGAATTCTGTTTGACGAGGATCGATCTGGCGTCGAACGGTGCTGTCGAACATCGCTTCCGGACGGAAGGTCCGCAGATTCTGCTCTGCACCGCGGGTTCGGTTCAGGTGGCGTGCGGTAGCGAGCGCCTCGATGTGGAACAGGGCAGTGCAGTCTGGATCGCCGCGGAGGACCCCGACGTGTCGGTGACCGCGACATCGGACCGGGTCCAGCTGTTCAATGCGAGAGTCGGCGCACCCATCGCGTAG
- a CDS encoding tobH protein — MTAPTPLLDLDDGDALVAADTVGVLRSAAMGGAQIRATRAAVEEGVLERLHGLRPRSVVVVTGSGRASRGAAILTAVLAERIGFPLVRAASTPVWVGPLDVVVVAGDDAGDPRLVQAIDAAVRRGAEVVVAAPDEGPLQAAAAGRVLMFAPRVRALTRHGLLRYFAVLLAVLRVVGSERWGDEVPDLAQLADAVDSEALRDRPTSEVFHNPAKSLASRMQGRRVVLTGDTESAMELARHGAEALLHAGRVATASELSDVLSAANTFRAPAAVPDSIFHDPELDGPPSASPVRTFVFSAEAELMLTERKTAVLGDADIVVAASDEGPSPSQRSELEQAAVLVGRLDMTAAYLQLIGGI; from the coding sequence ATGACAGCGCCGACGCCCCTGTTGGATCTCGACGACGGCGACGCACTGGTTGCCGCGGACACCGTGGGAGTCCTTCGGTCCGCGGCGATGGGCGGCGCCCAGATCCGGGCCACCAGAGCCGCCGTCGAGGAGGGGGTTCTCGAACGCCTGCACGGTCTTCGGCCGCGCAGTGTGGTGGTGGTGACCGGCTCGGGACGGGCAAGCCGTGGCGCGGCGATCCTCACGGCGGTCCTCGCCGAACGGATCGGGTTCCCCCTCGTGCGTGCCGCCAGTACGCCGGTATGGGTCGGACCCCTCGACGTGGTCGTGGTGGCCGGCGACGACGCCGGTGATCCTCGACTCGTGCAGGCCATCGATGCGGCGGTGCGCCGGGGCGCCGAGGTGGTGGTGGCTGCACCCGATGAGGGGCCTCTGCAGGCGGCCGCGGCGGGGCGCGTGCTGATGTTCGCGCCCAGGGTTCGGGCTCTGACCCGTCATGGTCTGCTGCGGTACTTCGCGGTCCTCCTCGCGGTCCTGCGCGTGGTGGGATCCGAGCGGTGGGGCGACGAGGTGCCCGATCTCGCGCAGCTCGCCGACGCCGTCGACAGCGAAGCCCTCCGCGATCGACCGACGAGCGAGGTATTCCACAATCCGGCGAAGTCTCTCGCCTCGCGGATGCAGGGACGACGGGTCGTACTCACGGGCGACACGGAAAGCGCGATGGAACTGGCGCGTCACGGCGCCGAGGCGCTACTGCATGCGGGCCGGGTGGCAACCGCGTCCGAACTGTCGGACGTCCTGAGTGCGGCGAATACCTTCCGTGCGCCGGCGGCCGTTCCCGATTCGATCTTCCACGATCCGGAACTCGACGGCCCGCCCTCCGCCAGTCCTGTCCGCACCTTTGTCTTCTCGGCCGAGGCCGAGCTGATGCTGACCGAACGCAAGACCGCGGTGCTGGGGGACGCCGACATCGTCGTCGCAGCTTCCGACGAGGGCCCCTCGCCGTCGCAACGGTCGGAACTCGAGCAGGCAGCGGTCCTCGTAGGGCGGCTCGACATGACTGCCGCATACCTGCAGCTGATCGGCGGTATCTAG